A single region of the Vibrio cyclitrophicus genome encodes:
- the tsaD gene encoding tRNA (adenosine(37)-N6)-threonylcarbamoyltransferase complex transferase subunit TsaD: MRIIGIETSCDETGIAIYDDEQGLLSHQLYSQVKLHADYGGVVPELASRDHVKKTIPLIKAALAEANLTSKDIDGVAYTAGPGLVGALLVGATIGRSIAYAWGVPAVPVHHMEGHLLAPMLEDNPPPFPFVALLVSGGHTMMVEVKGIGEYKILGESIDDAAGEAFDKTAKLMGLDYPGGPLLSRLAEKGTPGRFKFPRPMTDRPGLDMSFSGLKTFAANTIRDNDNDDQTRADIAYAFQEAVCGTLVIKCKRALEQTGMKRIVIAGGVSANKQLRVELEALAKKIGGEVYYPRTEFCTDNGAMIAYAGMQRLKNGETADLSVQATPRWPIDQLEPIA, encoded by the coding sequence ATGCGCATTATTGGTATTGAAACCTCTTGTGATGAAACAGGAATCGCAATTTATGATGATGAGCAGGGGCTGCTTTCTCATCAACTATATAGCCAAGTAAAACTGCACGCCGATTATGGTGGTGTGGTACCTGAGCTTGCTTCACGTGACCACGTGAAAAAGACCATTCCACTGATTAAAGCAGCTTTAGCTGAAGCTAACCTAACGTCGAAGGATATTGATGGTGTGGCTTACACGGCTGGCCCAGGTTTGGTTGGTGCATTGCTGGTTGGTGCAACGATTGGCCGCAGTATTGCTTACGCTTGGGGCGTACCCGCTGTACCTGTTCACCACATGGAAGGTCACCTACTAGCGCCAATGCTAGAAGATAACCCACCACCATTCCCATTTGTTGCGCTGCTGGTTTCTGGCGGTCACACCATGATGGTTGAAGTGAAAGGGATTGGTGAATACAAGATCCTTGGCGAATCGATTGATGATGCGGCGGGTGAAGCCTTTGATAAAACGGCTAAGCTAATGGGCTTAGATTACCCAGGTGGCCCGTTGCTTTCTCGATTAGCAGAGAAAGGTACGCCAGGTCGCTTTAAGTTCCCTCGTCCTATGACCGATCGCCCAGGTCTCGACATGAGCTTTTCTGGTCTAAAAACATTTGCAGCGAATACGATTCGTGACAATGACAACGATGATCAAACTCGCGCGGACATTGCTTACGCATTCCAAGAAGCGGTTTGTGGCACCTTGGTAATAAAGTGTAAGCGTGCCTTGGAACAGACAGGCATGAAACGTATAGTGATTGCGGGTGGTGTAAGCGCAAACAAGCAACTGCGTGTTGAGCTTGAAGCGCTTGCTAAGAAAATTGGTGGTGAGGTGTACTACCCACGCACTGAGTTCTGTACTGATAACGGTGCAATGATCGCTTATGCGGGTATGCAGCGCCTGAAAAATGGTGAGACTGCTGACCTTTCAGTTCAAGCTACACCACGTTGGCCGATTGACCAATTAGAGCCAATTGCTTAA
- a CDS encoding alpha/beta hydrolase has protein sequence MNKFTVDNQSMVYLDEGEGPVVVLGHSYLWDSAMWKPQIEALKTQYRCIVPELWSHGESEAAPSAMRNLKDYAQHVLALLDHLNIDKFSVVGLSVGGMWGSELAELAPARIQSLVLMDTFVGLEPEVAHAKYFNMLDTITQTKMVPQPIVEAVVPLFFANDAQTNTPDLVEGFTQQLSELKGDKAEEVARIGRMVFGRRDMIESVENFALPVLIAVGQEDKPRPVLESYLMHDCITGSELVVIPGAGHISSLEQPEFVNTMLKTFLDKHLL, from the coding sequence ATGAACAAGTTCACAGTAGACAATCAATCGATGGTTTATCTAGATGAAGGTGAGGGCCCAGTTGTTGTATTGGGTCACAGCTATCTTTGGGATAGTGCGATGTGGAAGCCACAGATTGAGGCGTTGAAAACTCAGTACCGTTGTATTGTGCCTGAGCTTTGGTCTCATGGTGAATCTGAAGCGGCACCGAGCGCAATGCGTAACCTGAAAGATTACGCTCAACATGTTTTGGCACTGCTTGATCACCTAAACATCGATAAGTTTTCAGTGGTTGGTTTATCGGTTGGCGGGATGTGGGGCTCAGAGCTTGCCGAATTAGCACCTGCGCGAATTCAGTCATTGGTATTAATGGATACCTTTGTGGGTTTAGAGCCAGAAGTTGCGCACGCTAAATACTTCAACATGTTAGACACCATCACTCAAACTAAGATGGTTCCTCAACCGATTGTTGAAGCTGTGGTGCCACTGTTCTTCGCAAACGATGCTCAAACCAACACGCCAGATTTGGTAGAAGGCTTTACTCAGCAGTTATCAGAACTTAAGGGTGACAAAGCAGAAGAAGTGGCACGAATTGGCCGAATGGTGTTTGGACGTCGCGATATGATTGAATCGGTAGAGAACTTTGCTCTGCCTGTTTTGATTGCTGTAGGGCAAGAAGATAAGCCACGCCCAGTGCTTGAATCTTACCTAATGCACGACTGCATTACGGGCAGTGAGTTAGTGGTGATTCCAGGCGCTGGTCATATTAGCTCGCTTGAGCAACCAGAGTTTGTGAACACAATGCTGAAGACGTTTTTAGATAAACATCTGCTGTAA
- the plsY gene encoding glycerol-3-phosphate 1-O-acyltransferase PlsY, with protein sequence MTPLALIMIIAAYLLGSISSAVLICRVLRLPDPRTVGSNNPGATNVLRVGGKGAAAAVLLCDMLKGTIPVWFGYYLKIDPIMLGVVAIAACLGHMYPIFFHFKGGKGVATALGAIAPIGFDLTGMIMATWLVVAFLFRYSSLAALVTVLLAPFYAWLVKPQYTLPVAMLCCLIVLRHHQNIRRLLDGSEPKLGQKKSA encoded by the coding sequence ATGACCCCATTGGCACTTATCATGATCATTGCAGCCTATTTACTAGGTTCAATCTCTAGTGCGGTCTTGATATGCCGAGTTTTAAGACTTCCTGATCCAAGAACGGTGGGCTCCAATAACCCTGGTGCTACCAATGTGCTACGCGTTGGCGGTAAAGGCGCAGCAGCTGCCGTCCTCCTGTGTGACATGCTGAAAGGTACTATCCCAGTCTGGTTTGGCTACTACCTCAAGATCGATCCCATCATGCTAGGGGTTGTGGCGATTGCCGCGTGTCTTGGTCATATGTACCCAATATTCTTTCACTTCAAAGGTGGTAAAGGCGTCGCAACCGCACTTGGAGCCATCGCCCCAATTGGATTCGATTTAACAGGCATGATCATGGCGACTTGGTTGGTTGTGGCATTCTTGTTTCGCTACTCTTCGTTAGCGGCACTGGTCACCGTCTTACTTGCGCCTTTCTATGCTTGGTTAGTCAAACCCCAATACACACTGCCTGTAGCCATGTTGTGTTGCTTAATTGTGCTGCGTCACCACCAGAATATCCGCCGCCTTCTCGATGGCAGCGAGCCAAAACTCGGACAAAAAAAATCGGCTTAA
- the folB gene encoding dihydroneopterin aldolase, translating into MALDKVFIEQLEVITTIGVYDWEQEIKQKLVLDIEMAHDNRPAGKSDDVVDALDYSTVSTAVLDHIANGRFLLVERVAEEVADLIMTQFSVPWIKIRLAKPGAVPQAKAVGVIIERGQA; encoded by the coding sequence ATGGCACTGGATAAAGTTTTCATTGAACAGCTAGAAGTAATTACAACGATCGGTGTTTACGATTGGGAACAAGAGATTAAACAAAAACTTGTGCTTGATATTGAAATGGCTCATGACAATCGCCCTGCAGGTAAGAGTGATGATGTAGTTGACGCTTTGGACTACTCGACAGTGAGTACTGCTGTGCTTGACCACATTGCGAATGGCCGATTCCTATTGGTTGAACGTGTGGCAGAAGAAGTCGCTGACTTGATCATGACTCAATTCTCTGTGCCGTGGATTAAAATCCGCTTAGCGAAACCTGGCGCAGTGCCACAAGCAAAAGCCGTTGGCGTGATCATTGAACGAGGTCAAGCATGA
- the folK gene encoding 2-amino-4-hydroxy-6-hydroxymethyldihydropteridine diphosphokinase — protein sequence MTVAYVGVGTNIDRDKHAKVAWTELQSLGTNLKCSKIYHCEPVGFNSHPFYNFVIELDTSLSLTEFSQQLRKIEFKWGRSQDAHKLQDRKLDLDIVLFGEVVSESEPELPRSDIYKYPFVTQPLYDLCPARVIPQDGRTVSEIWQKMQQLDSLSVVDIKL from the coding sequence ATGACAGTAGCCTATGTTGGTGTTGGCACGAACATAGATCGCGACAAGCATGCAAAGGTGGCATGGACAGAGCTTCAATCGTTAGGGACTAATCTTAAATGCTCTAAAATCTATCACTGTGAGCCCGTGGGTTTTAATAGCCATCCGTTTTATAACTTTGTGATAGAACTCGACACATCACTCTCATTGACTGAATTTTCACAGCAACTGCGTAAAATTGAGTTTAAATGGGGTCGTTCTCAAGACGCTCATAAGCTTCAAGATCGAAAGCTCGATCTTGATATTGTGCTGTTTGGAGAGGTGGTTTCTGAGAGCGAACCAGAGTTACCACGCAGTGATATCTACAAATATCCTTTTGTAACACAACCGCTTTATGATCTTTGTCCTGCGAGAGTGATCCCGCAAGACGGAAGAACCGTCAGTGAAATATGGCAGAAGATGCAGCAATTAGACTCGCTCTCTGTTGTAGATATAAAACTATAA
- a CDS encoding undecaprenyl-diphosphate phosphatase has translation MSYFEAFILALVQGFTEFLPISSSAHLILPSAVLGWEDQGLAFDVAVHVGTLAAVVIYFRKEVVSLLSAFFGSVFKGDRSKEAKLAWMIILATIPACIFGLLMKDIVEIYLRSAWVIATTTIVFGLLLWWVDKNSSLRDDEYQAGWKKALFIGLAQAMAIIPGTSRSGATITAALYLGFTREAAARFSFLMSIPIITLAGGYLGLKLVTSGDPIHVGTLLTGVAVSFISAYICIHFFLKLISRMGMTPFVIYRLILGCGLFAFLMMQ, from the coding sequence ATGAGTTATTTTGAAGCGTTTATATTGGCGTTGGTGCAAGGCTTTACTGAGTTTTTACCTATTTCCAGCTCTGCACACTTAATCCTTCCTTCTGCTGTTTTAGGCTGGGAAGATCAAGGCTTGGCTTTTGATGTCGCGGTCCATGTTGGTACTTTGGCTGCTGTGGTTATCTATTTCCGCAAAGAAGTGGTGTCTCTTTTGAGTGCTTTCTTTGGTTCGGTATTTAAGGGCGATCGCAGCAAAGAAGCGAAGCTAGCGTGGATGATCATTCTCGCGACGATTCCTGCGTGTATCTTTGGCTTGCTAATGAAAGACATTGTTGAGATTTACCTGCGTAGCGCGTGGGTGATTGCGACAACCACTATCGTCTTTGGTTTGCTTTTATGGTGGGTGGACAAGAATTCAAGCCTACGTGATGACGAATACCAAGCGGGTTGGAAAAAAGCCTTGTTCATTGGTCTTGCTCAAGCAATGGCGATCATTCCGGGCACATCTCGTTCTGGCGCTACGATTACTGCAGCGCTTTACCTTGGCTTTACTCGTGAAGCGGCAGCTCGATTCTCTTTCTTGATGTCTATCCCAATCATCACTTTGGCTGGTGGCTACTTAGGTCTTAAGTTGGTGACAAGCGGTGACCCAATCCATGTTGGCACTCTGCTAACGGGCGTTGCGGTGTCTTTCATCAGTGCTTACATCTGTATTCACTTCTTCTTGAAGCTTATTTCTCGCATGGGTATGACACCATTTGTTATCTACCGCCTAATTCTAGGTTGTGGCCTGTTTGCTTTCTTAATGATGCAGTAA
- a CDS encoding multifunctional CCA addition/repair protein: MLAVKSSSDKTFRGDKLQIYDSLPKENGLQRYLVGGAVRDKLLNIDSYDKDWVVVGSTPQQMESLGFTAVGKDFPVFLHPKTKEEHALARTERKSGSGYTGFECYFAPDVSLEEDLMRRDLTINAIAQDDEGNLHDPYHGQQDLSDRILRHVSDAFVEDPLRVLRVARFAAKLHHLNFTIAPETMLMMSEIVQSGELAHLTAERVWQEWHKSLSTPHPEVFLSVLKECGALAVVLPEIDALFGVPQPEKWHPEIDTGIHTLMVAQQAALLSPSLPVRFAAQVHDLGKGVTPQAEWPSHKMHCHTGVKIIKKLCERVRVPNEFRDLALLVCEQHSNIHRAGELKPTTFLKVLNKFDVWRKPDRLNDILLCCQADHAGRKGLEDQPYPQKARFEAAYQAALQVEVKAIIADGFKGKDIREEQEKRRAAAIESALAELTNH; encoded by the coding sequence TTGCTTGCCGTAAAGTCCAGCAGTGATAAAACATTTCGAGGTGATAAGTTGCAAATATACGATAGCCTACCAAAAGAGAATGGGCTACAGCGCTATCTAGTCGGTGGGGCGGTGCGCGATAAGCTACTCAATATTGATAGCTATGATAAAGATTGGGTCGTGGTCGGCAGTACCCCTCAACAGATGGAAAGCCTTGGCTTCACTGCGGTGGGTAAAGACTTCCCGGTATTCCTGCACCCAAAAACCAAGGAAGAGCACGCACTGGCTCGCACTGAGAGAAAATCAGGCTCTGGTTACACAGGCTTCGAATGTTACTTCGCTCCGGATGTCAGCCTAGAAGAAGATCTGATGCGCCGCGATCTGACGATCAATGCCATCGCTCAAGATGACGAAGGCAACCTGCACGATCCTTATCACGGCCAGCAAGATCTCTCAGATCGTATTCTTAGACACGTATCCGATGCCTTTGTTGAAGATCCACTTCGTGTGCTACGTGTTGCCCGTTTCGCAGCCAAGCTTCACCACCTAAACTTTACGATTGCACCTGAAACTATGCTGATGATGAGTGAAATCGTTCAATCTGGTGAACTCGCACACCTTACGGCAGAGCGAGTTTGGCAAGAGTGGCATAAGTCTCTTAGCACTCCACACCCAGAAGTGTTCCTTTCAGTGCTCAAAGAGTGCGGTGCATTAGCGGTTGTTTTGCCAGAGATTGACGCTCTATTTGGTGTTCCTCAACCGGAAAAGTGGCACCCTGAGATCGACACGGGTATCCATACTCTGATGGTTGCTCAGCAAGCAGCACTATTAAGCCCATCGCTACCAGTGCGCTTTGCCGCTCAAGTGCATGACTTAGGTAAAGGCGTGACACCACAAGCTGAATGGCCAAGCCATAAGATGCACTGCCACACAGGTGTTAAGATCATCAAAAAACTGTGTGAACGAGTGAGAGTGCCTAATGAATTCAGAGACCTCGCACTATTAGTGTGTGAGCAGCACTCAAACATTCATCGTGCAGGCGAGCTCAAGCCGACAACTTTCCTTAAAGTTCTCAACAAGTTCGATGTTTGGCGCAAACCAGATCGCCTTAACGACATCTTGCTTTGCTGCCAAGCTGACCACGCAGGCCGTAAAGGGTTAGAAGATCAGCCTTACCCTCAAAAGGCTCGTTTTGAAGCGGCCTATCAAGCGGCGCTGCAAGTTGAAGTAAAAGCAATCATTGCCGATGGCTTTAAAGGCAAAGATATTCGAGAAGAGCAAGAGAAGCGCAGAGCTGCCGCAATTGAAAGCGCCCTCGCAGAACTCACTAATCATTAA
- a CDS encoding AAA family ATPase: MYKEYFGFVEMPFSIVPNSRYLFLSQRHQEAMQNLQAGLGEGGGFAMLTGEVGTGKTTVAKAMLSSLDNQTQAGLILNPTFSNTDLLEAICDEFEVDYPEQASLKQLSQAIHHFLLDSHADGIQTLLVIDEAQHLAADVLEQLRLLTNLETDSRKLLKVLLVGQPELQQHLQTTQLRQLAQRITGRYHLLPLNTEETGKYIAFRLETAGGEQMLFSNRSIKLIAQYTHGIPRLINLVCDKALQLAFHDGEQLPSNETVNRACQQVMAFQADVYHVEKPRGVGIAPKLFQYAGIATLSVGLAIATFNFAPSYIDSWLPEEAESEAKIEVLAHAQRSLVADTPKLVAEPKPAKFALPQHIQQHLMQGTNRSLAIKDLYTLWGYQSSLRDGLCLSEPQSVFVCEQQQANLDTLLELGVPVVLNLDIDQKPVFAVLYGVSEDSVELLVNEKLLVMPTQSLEQIWQGDYVAIWKQPLRETLKEGYQGEAVALLDLLLSEVLGEVVSGSDVFDYELKMKIEAFQTWQGMSVDGIAGKRTLARLQRLAQLDSPKLMSLEGGES; the protein is encoded by the coding sequence ATGTATAAGGAATATTTTGGCTTCGTAGAGATGCCATTTTCGATTGTACCAAATTCTCGTTATTTGTTTTTGAGTCAGCGTCATCAAGAAGCGATGCAGAACCTACAAGCCGGTTTAGGCGAGGGTGGGGGTTTTGCGATGCTTACTGGTGAGGTAGGTACAGGTAAAACAACTGTCGCCAAAGCGATGTTGTCTTCACTCGATAATCAGACTCAAGCTGGCCTTATACTCAACCCTACGTTTTCCAATACTGATTTGCTTGAAGCTATCTGTGATGAGTTTGAGGTCGACTACCCTGAACAAGCATCGCTGAAGCAGCTGAGTCAGGCTATTCATCATTTTCTGCTTGATAGCCATGCAGACGGTATTCAAACTTTATTGGTTATTGATGAAGCGCAACACCTCGCTGCCGATGTGTTGGAGCAGCTGCGCCTTCTAACCAATTTGGAAACCGACAGTCGTAAGCTGTTAAAAGTGCTGCTGGTTGGTCAACCCGAATTACAACAGCACCTACAGACCACGCAGCTACGTCAGCTCGCACAGCGCATTACTGGTCGTTATCACCTATTGCCTCTTAATACGGAAGAAACCGGCAAGTACATCGCGTTTCGTTTGGAAACGGCGGGGGGCGAGCAGATGCTGTTTTCGAATCGCTCCATTAAGCTGATCGCCCAATACACTCATGGTATTCCAAGGTTGATTAACTTGGTGTGTGATAAAGCACTGCAATTGGCTTTTCATGACGGAGAGCAGTTACCGAGTAATGAAACTGTCAACAGAGCCTGCCAACAGGTTATGGCTTTTCAGGCGGATGTCTATCATGTTGAGAAGCCTCGTGGCGTCGGTATTGCGCCAAAACTGTTCCAATACGCAGGCATTGCCACATTAAGTGTCGGTCTTGCCATTGCGACCTTTAATTTTGCGCCATCCTATATCGATTCATGGTTACCTGAAGAGGCAGAAAGTGAAGCTAAAATTGAAGTGCTGGCACACGCTCAGCGCTCACTAGTAGCCGATACTCCAAAGTTGGTTGCTGAACCTAAGCCAGCTAAGTTCGCGCTGCCACAACATATCCAACAACACTTGATGCAGGGAACCAACCGTTCTCTTGCGATTAAAGATCTCTACACCCTTTGGGGATATCAATCTTCTTTGCGTGATGGCTTGTGTTTAAGTGAGCCACAGAGTGTTTTTGTGTGCGAGCAGCAGCAGGCCAATTTAGATACATTGTTAGAACTTGGTGTGCCTGTGGTACTTAATCTCGACATAGACCAAAAGCCAGTGTTTGCTGTGCTGTATGGCGTGTCTGAGGATTCTGTCGAGTTACTGGTGAATGAAAAGCTCTTAGTGATGCCGACGCAATCCTTAGAGCAAATCTGGCAAGGCGATTATGTCGCTATTTGGAAACAGCCGTTACGAGAGACACTCAAAGAGGGCTATCAAGGTGAAGCGGTTGCTTTGCTTGACCTACTGCTTTCTGAAGTCTTGGGAGAGGTTGTTTCCGGTAGTGATGTATTTGATTATGAGTTAAAAATGAAAATCGAAGCATTTCAAACGTGGCAGGGTATGTCTGTTGATGGCATTGCAGGTAAGCGCACCTTGGCAAGATTGCAGAGATTAGCTCAACTCGATTCGCCTAAGTTGATGTCACTAGAAGGAGGAGAAAGCTAA
- a CDS encoding general secretion pathway protein GspB, protein MSRIMHELKQSPHKPSSINKPAFKGYQNHHVPSSVKGMSNKRGSSLAMGLLLILVPSLLVGGVLAYQSYSQQQEPVIKTVNVALPESNVEPVIADIASMDAVLEEEDTLFAVRPAPASQSLKALPRQEMYAQIDSGANSSNTASGSAVILANADNNNQMTTSSESSLAQPNTSNEMSNMQSNSDLQSDSDLLQGLDLSELPPDLALKLESIMGEQQSAPEPMDSRPAGQRGSQVIELETHTNSLSGVLPKLDLQTHMYSSSETKRWVKVNGQEVAQGDWIGQDIQLLEIKPQSVIIEFNQQKIEIPALYEWKG, encoded by the coding sequence ATGTCACGTATTATGCACGAGCTCAAACAGTCGCCTCACAAACCGTCTTCTATTAATAAACCCGCCTTCAAAGGCTACCAGAATCATCATGTTCCTAGTTCTGTAAAAGGGATGAGTAATAAACGAGGTTCATCGTTAGCGATGGGGTTGCTCTTAATCTTGGTTCCTTCTTTGTTGGTGGGTGGTGTCCTAGCTTATCAATCGTATAGTCAACAACAAGAACCTGTGATCAAAACTGTCAACGTAGCTCTGCCAGAATCAAACGTTGAGCCTGTAATTGCTGATATAGCAAGCATGGATGCCGTGCTTGAGGAAGAAGATACCTTGTTTGCTGTTCGTCCTGCACCGGCGAGTCAATCGTTGAAAGCACTGCCACGCCAAGAGATGTATGCACAGATTGATTCAGGCGCTAATAGTTCAAATACTGCTAGTGGCTCAGCAGTGATCTTAGCGAATGCTGATAACAACAATCAAATGACAACCAGTTCAGAGTCGTCACTTGCTCAGCCAAACACAAGCAATGAAATGAGCAATATGCAATCAAATAGTGACTTACAATCGGATAGTGATCTGCTGCAAGGGCTAGATCTCAGTGAGTTACCGCCTGATTTAGCATTGAAGCTTGAATCCATTATGGGTGAGCAACAAAGCGCTCCTGAGCCTATGGACTCTAGACCCGCAGGGCAAAGGGGTTCTCAGGTCATTGAGTTGGAAACGCACACCAATAGCTTATCAGGAGTATTACCTAAGTTAGACCTACAAACTCATATGTACTCGAGTAGCGAAACTAAGCGTTGGGTAAAAGTGAACGGTCAAGAAGTGGCGCAAGGAGATTGGATTGGACAAGACATTCAATTACTGGAGATTAAGCCACAATCGGTGATCATAGAGTTCAACCAGCAGAAGATAGAAATCCCAGCTCTGTACGAGTGGAAAGGTTAG
- a CDS encoding SH3 domain-containing protein, which produces MKKLISLVLFAMLAAPAAFAQDRYIADKLFTYMHSGPNNTFRIIGSVDAGEKITYLQTNKSTGYTQIQDNRGRKGWVESKFVNTQESMALRMPKLEKELTEVKGKLANARQSADSEKAGLASSLDSRNKQIAELEQNYSEISQQLTSSQTENRELRAKLDTQKDDLLLKYFMYGGGVAGIGLLLGLVLPHIMPRRRKSPNGWA; this is translated from the coding sequence GTGAAAAAACTGATTAGCTTAGTTTTGTTCGCAATGCTTGCGGCTCCAGCTGCCTTTGCACAAGACCGTTATATTGCTGACAAACTATTTACTTATATGCATTCTGGCCCAAACAACACATTCCGTATCATCGGTAGTGTTGATGCTGGTGAAAAGATTACATACCTACAAACTAACAAGAGTACGGGTTACACCCAAATTCAAGACAACCGTGGCCGTAAAGGTTGGGTTGAAAGCAAGTTTGTAAATACTCAAGAGAGCATGGCACTGCGTATGCCTAAGCTAGAGAAAGAGCTGACAGAAGTTAAAGGCAAGCTCGCAAACGCTCGTCAAAGTGCTGACAGTGAAAAAGCTGGCCTAGCGAGCTCTCTAGATTCTCGTAACAAACAGATTGCTGAGCTTGAACAGAACTACAGTGAAATTAGCCAGCAGCTAACGAGCTCTCAAACCGAGAACCGTGAACTGCGAGCTAAGCTAGACACTCAGAAAGACGACCTGCTATTGAAGTACTTCATGTACGGCGGTGGTGTTGCGGGTATTGGTCTACTTCTAGGCCTTGTTCTGCCACACATCATGCCTCGTCGCAGAAAATCACCAAACGGTTGGGCGTAG
- a CDS encoding inorganic phosphate transporter, producing the protein MDILANYGTVLIIVAAAFGFLMAIGIGANDVANAMGTSVGSKALTVKQAIIIAMIFEFAGAYLAGGEVTDTIRKGVIETSLFAHQPDVLVYGMMSALLAAGTWLLLASYMGWPVSTTHSIIGAIIGFACISVGTEAVDWNSVQGIVGSWIITPVISGFFAYVIFVSAQRLIFDTENPLFNAKRFVPVYMFITTMVIALVTIKKGLKHVGLHLSNTEAWVWAAAVSALVMIGGYLYIQKKFANREEDHGFAGVEGIFSVLMVITACAMAFAHGSNDVANAIGPLSAVVSTVEHMGEITGKSTIAWWILPLGGFGIVVGLATMGHKVMATVGTGITELTPSRGFAAQLATACTVVLASGTGLPISTTQTLVGAVLGVGFARGIAALNLGVVRNIVASWIVTLPAGALLAVVFFYAIQAAFTM; encoded by the coding sequence ATGGATATCCTTGCTAACTACGGCACTGTCCTGATTATTGTTGCAGCAGCTTTCGGTTTCTTGATGGCTATTGGTATTGGTGCAAATGACGTTGCGAACGCAATGGGCACCTCAGTAGGCTCTAAAGCTCTAACCGTTAAACAAGCGATCATTATCGCAATGATCTTTGAATTCGCAGGTGCTTACCTTGCGGGTGGCGAAGTAACAGACACGATCCGTAAAGGTGTTATCGAAACATCTCTATTCGCTCATCAACCAGATGTACTTGTGTACGGCATGATGTCAGCACTTCTTGCTGCAGGTACATGGCTGCTTCTCGCTTCTTACATGGGCTGGCCGGTATCAACGACTCACTCAATCATCGGTGCAATCATCGGTTTTGCTTGTATTTCTGTAGGTACTGAAGCTGTAGACTGGAACAGTGTTCAAGGTATTGTGGGCAGTTGGATTATCACACCCGTTATTTCCGGCTTCTTCGCTTACGTCATATTTGTAAGTGCTCAACGACTGATTTTTGATACTGAGAACCCGCTATTCAACGCGAAGCGCTTTGTACCGGTATACATGTTCATTACAACAATGGTAATTGCACTTGTAACCATCAAGAAAGGTCTTAAGCACGTTGGTCTTCACCTAAGCAACACTGAAGCATGGGTTTGGGCTGCTGCCGTTTCTGCGCTTGTTATGATCGGTGGTTACCTATACATCCAGAAGAAATTTGCTAACCGCGAAGAAGACCACGGCTTTGCAGGTGTTGAAGGCATCTTCTCTGTACTAATGGTTATCACAGCTTGTGCGATGGCATTTGCACACGGTTCAAACGACGTTGCTAACGCGATTGGTCCACTGTCGGCTGTTGTATCAACCGTTGAGCACATGGGTGAAATCACAGGTAAGAGCACTATCGCATGGTGGATTCTTCCTCTAGGTGGCTTCGGTATCGTTGTTGGCCTTGCAACAATGGGTCATAAAGTAATGGCAACCGTTGGTACTGGTATTACAGAATTAACACCAAGCCGTGGCTTTGCAGCACAACTTGCAACTGCATGTACGGTTGTGCTAGCTTCAGGCACTGGTCTTCCAATCTCTACTACACAAACACTCGTTGGTGCAGTATTAGGCGTTGGCTTTGCTCGTGGTATCGCAGCACTAAACTTAGGCGTTGTACGTAATATCGTGGCTTCTTGGATTGTGACACTACCAGCAGGTGCTCTACTTGCTGTTGTGTTCTTCTACGCAATTCAAGCTGCGTTTACTATGTAA